From the genome of Geminocystis herdmanii PCC 6308, one region includes:
- a CDS encoding ArsR/SmtB family transcription factor, whose amino-acid sequence MVTPQPVPSEIIEQVAEYFNILSNPMRLQILNLLGDGEKCVQELVEETKTSQANVSKHLKIMLQAGIINRRPEGTSAYYYVEDSLIFELSHLVCNRLAEKIEKQALQFRNLTLANKI is encoded by the coding sequence ATGGTTACACCCCAACCAGTACCTTCAGAAATTATTGAACAAGTTGCAGAATACTTTAATATTTTGAGTAACCCCATGCGTTTGCAAATTCTCAATCTGTTGGGGGATGGAGAAAAATGTGTTCAAGAATTGGTTGAGGAGACTAAAACGAGTCAAGCGAATGTTTCTAAACATTTAAAAATTATGCTACAGGCTGGAATTATTAACCGTCGCCCTGAAGGTACATCGGCTTATTACTATGTGGAGGATAGCCTAATTTTTGAGTTATCTCACCTTGTTTGTAACCGTTTGGCTGAAAAAATTGAAAAACAAGCCCTTCAGTTTCGTAATTTAACTCTTGCTAATAAGATATAG
- a CDS encoding pentapeptide repeat-containing protein, whose product MNKSIIIVSGLLASLVLPTSVRSENIEHLNQLLSTKQCENCDLSNVGLVMGNLMGANLRGANLVGANLSRANLTGADLRGANLTGASFYGANLTGANLSQAVVNNTDFRTAYVQGVILENTDISTAHIQGVVGIPETAGSAEQFYIWGVAEDKKGNYQGAMTYYTRSIDLNPEFAEPYLSRAVIKSRYGDTNNALEDAQKAEELFKLQENSDGYILSNRFIQSVKARAEAEKNGGNQGSPQFVQMFNSVAPLLLKLFIP is encoded by the coding sequence ATGAATAAATCAATTATAATTGTTTCTGGTTTATTAGCCAGTTTGGTACTTCCTACCTCCGTGAGAAGTGAAAACATAGAACATTTGAACCAACTATTAAGCACAAAACAATGTGAAAATTGCGATTTAAGTAACGTTGGTTTAGTCATGGGTAACTTAATGGGGGCAAATTTACGAGGTGCAAACTTAGTCGGGGCAAATTTAAGTCGTGCCAATTTAACAGGGGCAGATTTAAGGGGAGCAAATTTAACGGGCGCTTCTTTTTACGGGGCAAATTTAACTGGGGCAAATCTTTCTCAGGCTGTTGTTAATAATACCGATTTTAGAACCGCTTATGTACAAGGAGTTATCCTAGAAAATACAGATATTTCCACCGCCCATATACAAGGAGTTGTTGGTATTCCAGAAACCGCAGGTAGTGCAGAACAATTTTATATCTGGGGAGTTGCCGAAGACAAAAAAGGCAATTATCAAGGTGCGATGACATATTATACTCGATCGATCGACCTGAATCCAGAGTTTGCCGAACCCTATTTAAGTCGTGCTGTAATCAAATCTCGTTACGGAGACACAAATAATGCCCTTGAAGACGCACAAAAAGCCGAAGAATTATTTAAACTACAGGAAAATTCTGACGGCTATATTTTATCCAATCGTTTTATCCAGTCAGTAAAAGCGCGTGCAGAAGCAGAAAAAAATGGAGGAAATCAAGGTAGCCCTCAATTCGTGCAAATGTTTAACTCCGTTGCACCTTTATTGTTAAAACTATTTATCCCTTAA
- a CDS encoding DUF3146 family protein: MSLPETIVQVTIISQCWQKGQIEGQVKAGTYEWYFRWYFLMGKLSVNPTLGRSLIQEPLSRFLEKYDYQLEVGGDYQFSLRMKL, from the coding sequence ATGTCATTACCAGAAACGATCGTACAAGTAACTATTATCAGTCAATGTTGGCAAAAAGGACAAATTGAAGGACAAGTAAAAGCAGGTACTTATGAATGGTATTTTCGCTGGTATTTTCTCATGGGCAAATTATCAGTTAATCCTACCCTTGGACGCAGTTTAATTCAAGAGCCTTTATCTCGTTTTTTAGAAAAATATGATTATCAATTAGAAGTAGGAGGAGACTATCAATTTTCTTTAAGAATGAAACTATAG
- a CDS encoding CheR family methyltransferase, which yields MDHLNEDLQNKFLNLINQRIGISIRQKDLNNFAKNISQRMNANKISLASDYYKLLTENTRRCNEEWQKLAIVLTNLESYFFRDKGQIKILENYVFPELIKKNYSSKNLNIISAGCSTGEEAYSLAILASEIIGNIHQWNINISGLDLNLDALEKAKKGIYGNWSLRSMSQEKKERYFKQNNEQYEILPEYKKMVRFHYFNLVNDSWDQLNPSPDNIDLIICRNVFIYFDTESIHKVVNKFKNILNISGFLMTGHAEVDSSKVSHFQAQSFPESLVYIYDPNQVKKVSFSFTQSKNSVSENKVLSKEINNISPILIPKIKPLPTNNFTPSIEPLYTNNTFNNTLQNLTSNPPTSTPITKKIEENLLFIETSKLIKQKSYKSAIENTKKLIQEYPKNILPYQMMAEIYANMGEYLEAEKYCNLALKIDSFAVYPHYILSNLADAQGNLEETKKLLKKIIYLDSNFISAYIELANIYQLENDVSLSQKMWKNLKEVLNKLPDSQIIPDLDNLTVAQLKEQLKTTLNSI from the coding sequence ATGGATCATCTGAATGAAGACTTACAAAATAAATTTTTAAATTTAATTAATCAAAGAATAGGTATTAGTATTCGTCAAAAAGACTTAAATAATTTTGCAAAAAATATTTCTCAAAGAATGAATGCTAATAAAATATCTTTGGCATCAGATTATTATAAATTATTAACGGAAAATACTAGAAGATGTAATGAAGAATGGCAAAAATTAGCCATAGTATTAACTAACTTAGAGAGCTATTTTTTTAGAGATAAAGGACAAATTAAAATCTTAGAAAATTATGTTTTTCCTGAGTTAATTAAGAAAAATTATTCATCAAAAAATCTGAATATCATTAGTGCTGGTTGTTCTACGGGAGAAGAAGCCTATTCTTTAGCAATTTTAGCCTCAGAAATTATTGGCAATATTCACCAATGGAATATTAATATTTCGGGATTAGACCTTAATTTAGATGCTTTAGAAAAAGCAAAAAAAGGTATCTATGGTAATTGGTCATTACGCAGTATGTCTCAAGAAAAAAAAGAGCGTTATTTTAAACAAAATAATGAGCAATATGAGATTTTACCCGAATATAAAAAAATGGTAAGATTTCATTATTTTAACTTAGTAAATGATTCATGGGATCAACTAAATCCGTCTCCAGACAACATCGATTTGATTATTTGTCGTAATGTTTTCATTTATTTTGATACAGAATCTATCCATAAAGTAGTAAATAAATTTAAGAATATTCTCAATATTTCGGGATTTTTAATGACTGGTCATGCAGAAGTTGATAGTTCTAAAGTTTCCCATTTTCAGGCTCAAAGTTTCCCTGAATCTCTCGTTTATATCTATGATCCAAATCAAGTAAAAAAAGTATCTTTTTCTTTTACTCAATCTAAAAATTCTGTATCTGAAAATAAAGTTTTATCGAAAGAAATTAATAATATTTCACCTATTTTAATCCCTAAAATAAAGCCTTTACCTACTAATAATTTTACTCCTTCGATCGAACCTCTTTATACCAACAATACTTTTAACAATACATTACAAAATTTAACTTCAAATCCTCCTACTTCTACACCAATAACGAAAAAAATTGAGGAAAATTTATTATTTATTGAAACGTCTAAATTAATCAAACAAAAATCCTATAAGAGTGCGATCGAAAATACGAAAAAGTTAATTCAAGAATATCCAAAAAATATCTTACCCTATCAAATGATGGCGGAAATTTATGCCAATATGGGAGAGTATTTAGAAGCGGAAAAATACTGTAATTTAGCCTTAAAAATAGATTCCTTTGCGGTTTATCCCCACTATATTTTAAGTAACTTAGCCGATGCTCAAGGCAACTTAGAAGAAACAAAAAAACTCTTGAAAAAAATTATTTATTTAGACTCTAATTTCATTTCAGCATATATTGAATTAGCAAATATTTATCAGTTAGAAAATGACGTTTCTTTAAGTCAAAAAATGTGGAAAAATTTAAAAGAAGTCTTAAACAAATTACCAGACTCACAAATTATTCCAGACTTAGACAACTTAACCGTAGCACAATTAAAAGAACAACTGAAAACTACCCTAAATTCTATCTAA
- a CDS encoding glycerol-3-phosphate acyltransferase — protein sequence MTLTQVWGMSIILVVSPIIGAIPLIDWFTYAVSGKDLKKLGTGNISVSAAFYHGGKLAGILAVLSEAGKGIAVVLLTRLFFPLGSTWEIVAIIALVLGRFFWGKGAGATNVTWGIVTHNPLASLLIALLGGVNFTIWREKQSGRVGVLVLMVVILSALKIHDSIYVLSTIVLASILIWIYQNIGDDLQLSSNQVNGESAKVFRFFRGDNGILSLNDVLNPRQVGAKASNLSLLSLWGYDVPQGWVIKAGDDVFKLCDFLQPSLSNPLVVRSSALDEDSLTASAAGIYDSFLNVTDKNSLQQAIIACLSSYDSSIALNYRQGNQEKAQGMAVIVQQQIQGLYSGVVFSRDPVNQLEDCVCIEALAGLATQVVSGEVTPEAYRVYFPDETLQGEGNTPREVLIEVAKMAREIENLCQGQPQDIEWTYDGEKIWLLQTRPITNLQPLWTRKIASEVIPGVICPLTWSINQPLTCGVWGDIFTIVLGKKAQNLDFGKTATLHYHRAYFNATLLGEIFKRMGLPPESLEFLTRGAKFTKPPLSTTLINLFGLWRLLNHEWKLHNRFNYDLDRHFNPLLDELTEIDPHSLSYQDLLRRIDDILTTLKKATYYSIFAPLSYSLRQKILKVLPEELDYRNIPEIASINDLKKIAIDARKLLSKDELASIDLTNYAAFFAYLTETNEGESILQNLEKCLDKYGYLSEVATDISVPRWRENSKQMKIIFTKFVGDNFTESSITKLEKKKDKWKVNTVQKRLELKGKVSTIYSQFLAHLRYSFLALDKKLLTENRLNQENDIFFLKLAEIKDYIIQKNQELNIVNIVKERKLEWEESKKITTIPYLIYGKPPHIDLTYQYTPTLTNSCLQGIGASAGIVEGKIKILKTLTDTENIDSDTILVVPHTDSGWSTILAQAGGIIAEVGGKLSHGAIIAREYGIPAVMDINHATDILQNGQLVRLNGVKGTVEIINEELKMQN from the coding sequence ATGACTTTAACACAGGTTTGGGGAATGTCCATTATTCTTGTCGTCTCTCCTATAATTGGCGCAATTCCTCTTATTGATTGGTTTACCTATGCAGTATCAGGGAAGGATTTAAAGAAATTAGGCACGGGTAATATTTCGGTGTCGGCGGCTTTTTATCACGGGGGAAAATTGGCAGGTATCTTGGCGGTATTGTCGGAAGCAGGAAAAGGTATTGCTGTAGTGCTTTTAACTAGGCTTTTCTTTCCTCTCGGTTCAACTTGGGAAATTGTCGCTATTATTGCTTTAGTCTTGGGGCGCTTTTTTTGGGGTAAAGGGGCAGGAGCTACGAATGTCACTTGGGGAATTGTGACTCATAATCCTCTAGCTTCCTTATTAATTGCTTTGTTGGGGGGAGTGAATTTTACTATCTGGCGTGAGAAGCAAAGCGGTAGAGTTGGGGTTTTGGTGTTGATGGTAGTAATCTTGTCAGCACTAAAAATTCATGATAGTATTTATGTTTTAAGCACGATCGTACTTGCTAGTATTTTAATCTGGATATACCAAAATATAGGAGATGATCTACAATTAAGTTCTAATCAAGTTAATGGGGAGTCTGCTAAGGTGTTTCGTTTTTTTAGGGGTGATAACGGTATTCTCAGTTTAAATGATGTCTTAAATCCTCGTCAAGTGGGCGCTAAAGCAAGTAATTTATCTCTTTTGTCTCTATGGGGTTATGATGTACCCCAAGGGTGGGTAATCAAAGCTGGGGATGATGTTTTTAAACTCTGTGATTTTTTACAACCTTCTTTAAGTAATCCCTTGGTAGTTCGATCGAGCGCTTTAGATGAGGATTCTTTGACGGCTTCGGCGGCAGGAATTTATGATAGTTTTCTCAATGTGACGGATAAAAATAGTTTGCAACAGGCTATCATTGCTTGTTTATCTTCCTATGATAGCTCGATCGCACTTAATTATCGTCAAGGTAATCAAGAAAAAGCTCAAGGTATGGCTGTTATCGTACAGCAACAAATACAAGGTTTATATTCTGGTGTAGTTTTTAGTAGAGACCCTGTAAATCAACTAGAAGATTGTGTGTGCATCGAAGCCTTAGCCGGATTGGCTACTCAAGTTGTCTCAGGGGAAGTTACCCCCGAAGCATATCGAGTTTACTTCCCCGATGAAACTTTACAAGGGGAAGGTAATACCCCTAGAGAAGTCTTGATAGAAGTGGCAAAAATGGCGAGGGAAATCGAAAATTTATGCCAAGGGCAACCTCAAGATATAGAATGGACTTATGACGGTGAAAAAATTTGGTTATTGCAAACTCGTCCTATTACTAACCTTCAACCATTATGGACAAGAAAAATTGCCTCAGAAGTGATACCGGGTGTAATATGTCCTTTAACATGGTCAATTAATCAACCTCTTACCTGTGGTGTTTGGGGTGATATTTTTACTATTGTTTTAGGAAAAAAAGCTCAGAATTTAGATTTTGGTAAAACGGCTACTTTACACTATCATCGAGCCTATTTTAATGCCACTCTTTTAGGGGAAATTTTTAAGCGCATGGGGTTGCCTCCTGAGAGTTTAGAATTTCTTACCCGTGGTGCTAAATTTACTAAGCCTCCCTTATCTACTACTCTCATTAATTTATTCGGATTATGGCGTTTATTAAATCATGAATGGAAGTTGCACAATCGATTTAATTATGATCTCGATCGACATTTTAACCCTTTATTGGATGAATTGACAGAAATTGATCCTCATAGTTTATCTTATCAGGATTTGTTAAGAAGAATAGATGATATTTTAACCACCTTAAAAAAAGCCACTTACTATAGTATTTTTGCTCCTTTAAGCTATAGTTTAAGACAAAAAATATTAAAGGTTTTACCCGAAGAATTAGACTATCGCAACATTCCCGAAATTGCCTCTATTAATGATCTCAAAAAAATTGCGATCGATGCCCGAAAACTATTGTCTAAAGATGAATTAGCCTCGATCGACTTAACTAATTACGCTGCTTTTTTTGCCTATTTAACAGAAACCAATGAAGGGGAATCTATTTTACAAAACTTAGAAAAATGTTTAGATAAATACGGTTATTTAAGTGAAGTTGCTACCGATATATCTGTTCCTCGTTGGCGTGAAAATTCTAAGCAAATGAAGATAATATTTACTAAATTTGTGGGGGATAATTTTACCGAATCAAGTATTACAAAACTAGAGAAAAAAAAGGATAAATGGAAAGTTAATACAGTTCAAAAAAGACTAGAATTAAAAGGAAAAGTTAGCACAATTTACTCCCAATTTTTAGCTCATTTACGTTATAGTTTCCTTGCTTTAGATAAAAAACTATTGACAGAAAATAGGTTAAATCAAGAAAACGATATATTCTTTTTAAAATTAGCAGAAATAAAAGATTATATTATCCAAAAAAATCAAGAATTAAACATAGTTAATATCGTAAAAGAAAGGAAATTGGAATGGGAAGAAAGCAAAAAAATAACCACTATTCCTTACCTAATATATGGTAAACCTCCCCACATCGATTTAACCTACCAATACACTCCCACCCTGACAAATTCTTGTCTTCAAGGTATCGGCGCCAGCGCTGGAATTGTTGAAGGTAAAATTAAGATATTGAAAACCCTCACTGACACAGAAAATATCGATTCTGATACTATTCTAGTTGTACCCCATACCGACTCAGGTTGGTCAACTATTTTAGCCCAAGCTGGAGGCATAATTGCCGAAGTTGGAGGAAAACTCTCCCACGGTGCGATTATCGCTAGAGAGTATGGTATTCCTGCGGTAATGGACATTAACCACGCTACAGATATTTTACAAAATGGTCAATTAGTGCGGTTAAATGGTGTTAAAGGTACAGTGGAAATTATCAATGAAGAATTGAAAATGCAGAATTGA
- a CDS encoding potassium channel family protein encodes MSDIFFKKSKVTQTTLEKNYLRLKRELIGGSILLGIVFLTGTLWFWLIEEWSLIDSVYMTMITLSTVGFGEVNPLDDRSRLFTMVLILMGIIVIGYLVNRITEAFLQGYFRESIRLRQKRNVIDKLSNHYILCGYGRTGSHVAREFAVENIPFIIIDSELDEIEKAQQQGYLVLQGDATLDEYLLLAKIENAVCIIAALSSDADNLYTVMSAKALNPNIRAIARASTEEAVKKLERAGADAVVSPYITGGKRLAAAALRPQIMDFVDGILSGGERAFYLEECLLDENNCPCIGQTLAETQLRAKSGALVVAIRRCDGRLIAGPTGDSVLEAGDSLICMGTAEQLRILNNILSPIKSKKN; translated from the coding sequence TTGAGTGATATTTTCTTTAAAAAATCAAAAGTAACTCAAACCACCTTAGAAAAAAACTATTTACGACTCAAAAGAGAACTCATAGGTGGTTCAATACTTTTAGGAATAGTCTTTCTCACTGGTACACTTTGGTTTTGGTTAATCGAAGAATGGTCATTAATCGATTCTGTTTATATGACTATGATCACTTTATCTACCGTGGGTTTTGGGGAAGTAAATCCTCTGGACGATCGATCTCGATTATTCACCATGGTGCTAATATTAATGGGGATTATCGTCATCGGTTATTTAGTGAATCGAATTACCGAGGCTTTTTTACAGGGTTATTTTCGAGAAAGTATTCGTTTAAGACAAAAAAGAAACGTGATTGATAAATTATCCAACCATTATATATTATGCGGTTATGGGCGCACGGGGAGTCATGTAGCGAGGGAATTTGCCGTAGAAAATATCCCTTTTATTATCATTGACTCAGAATTAGATGAGATTGAAAAAGCCCAACAACAAGGATATTTAGTGCTTCAAGGGGATGCTACTTTAGATGAATATTTGTTATTAGCAAAAATTGAAAATGCTGTTTGTATTATAGCAGCTCTTAGTTCTGATGCAGATAATCTCTATACTGTTATGTCTGCTAAAGCTCTTAATCCGAATATTCGTGCGATCGCCAGAGCTAGTACGGAAGAAGCGGTAAAGAAATTAGAACGAGCCGGAGCCGATGCGGTTGTTTCTCCCTATATTACGGGAGGAAAAAGATTAGCCGCCGCCGCCTTACGCCCTCAAATAATGGATTTTGTTGATGGTATTCTCAGTGGTGGAGAAAGGGCTTTTTATTTAGAAGAATGTTTATTAGATGAAAATAATTGTCCTTGTATTGGTCAAACTTTAGCAGAAACTCAATTAAGGGCTAAATCAGGCGCTTTAGTGGTGGCTATTCGTCGTTGTGATGGTAGGTTGATAGCTGGACCTACTGGGGATAGTGTTTTAGAAGCGGGAGATTCTTTAATTTGTATGGGTACAGCAGAGCAATTAAGAATCTTAAATAATATTTTAAGTCCGATTAAGTCCAAGAAAAATTGA
- the dnaK gene encoding molecular chaperone DnaK has translation MGKVVGIDLGTTNSCVAVMEGGKPVVIANAEGFRTTPSVVAYAKNGDRLVGQIAKRQGVMNPENTFYSVKRFIGRRYDEVTNETTEVSYKVLNVGGNVKIDSPSQGKQFSPEEISAQVLRKLVEDASKYLGETVTEAVITVPAYFNDSQRQATKDAGKIAGIEVKRIINEPTAASLAYGLDRKSNETILVFDLGGGTFDVSVLEVGDGVFEVLSTSGDTHLGGDDFDKKIVDFLAEDFKGKEGIDLRKDKQALQRLTEAAEKAKIELSSVSQAEINLPFITATQDGPKHLELTLTRAKFESLCSDLIDRCAIPVQNALKDSKLSASDIDEVVLVGGSTRIPAVKEVVKKVLGKEPNQTVNPDEVVAVGAAIQGGVLAGEVKDILLLDVSPLSLGVETLGGVMTKIIPRNTTIPTKKSETFSTAVDGQSNVEIHVLQGEREFSKDNKSLGTFRLDGIPPAPRGVPQIEVIFDIDANGILNVTAKDKGTGKEQSISITGASTLPDDEVDRMVKEAEANAASDKERREQVERKNQADSLVNQAEKQLSELGDKVSGDDKTKAEDLINQLRDAVAQDDDEKIKTVMPELQQVLYTIGTNIYQQSGGATPPGADSTGGGDTGAKTGGDDVIDAEFSE, from the coding sequence ATGGGAAAAGTCGTAGGTATAGATTTAGGTACAACTAACTCTTGTGTAGCAGTAATGGAAGGCGGAAAACCAGTAGTTATTGCTAATGCTGAAGGTTTTAGAACCACACCTTCTGTAGTTGCTTATGCTAAAAATGGCGATCGATTAGTCGGGCAAATCGCTAAACGTCAAGGGGTAATGAATCCCGAAAATACCTTCTATTCCGTTAAACGTTTTATCGGTAGAAGATATGATGAAGTTACCAACGAAACCACAGAGGTATCTTATAAAGTATTAAATGTTGGTGGCAATGTCAAAATAGATTCTCCTTCTCAGGGTAAACAATTTTCTCCTGAAGAAATTTCTGCTCAAGTTTTGCGCAAATTAGTGGAAGATGCTAGTAAATACTTAGGGGAAACTGTCACCGAAGCCGTAATTACCGTACCAGCTTATTTTAATGATTCTCAACGTCAAGCGACTAAAGACGCTGGAAAAATTGCGGGGATTGAAGTAAAACGTATTATCAACGAACCTACTGCGGCATCTTTAGCCTATGGCTTAGATAGAAAAAGTAACGAAACCATCTTAGTATTTGACTTAGGCGGAGGTACATTTGACGTTTCTGTATTGGAGGTGGGAGACGGTGTATTTGAAGTTTTGTCAACCTCTGGGGATACCCACTTAGGAGGAGATGACTTTGATAAAAAAATTGTGGACTTCCTCGCCGAAGATTTTAAAGGCAAAGAAGGCATTGATTTACGCAAAGATAAACAGGCTTTACAACGTCTTACCGAAGCCGCCGAAAAAGCGAAAATAGAACTTTCTAGCGTGTCTCAAGCAGAAATTAACTTACCCTTCATTACCGCTACCCAAGACGGACCTAAACACTTAGAATTAACTTTAACAAGAGCTAAATTTGAGTCTTTATGTTCTGATTTGATCGATCGATGTGCTATTCCTGTACAAAATGCGCTCAAAGATTCTAAACTCAGCGCTAGTGATATTGATGAAGTTGTTTTAGTTGGTGGCTCAACTCGTATTCCTGCTGTCAAAGAAGTAGTTAAAAAAGTTCTTGGAAAAGAGCCTAATCAAACCGTTAACCCCGATGAAGTGGTAGCTGTGGGAGCGGCTATTCAAGGAGGAGTTTTAGCAGGAGAAGTCAAAGATATTCTCTTATTAGATGTATCCCCTCTTTCTTTAGGTGTAGAAACCCTCGGCGGTGTAATGACCAAAATTATCCCCAGAAATACCACCATCCCCACCAAAAAATCGGAAACCTTCTCTACAGCAGTGGATGGACAAAGTAACGTGGAAATCCATGTTTTACAAGGTGAGCGTGAATTTTCCAAAGATAACAAGAGTTTAGGTACTTTCCGTTTAGATGGTATTCCTCCTGCTCCTCGTGGTGTACCTCAAATTGAAGTTATCTTCGATATTGATGCTAACGGTATTTTAAACGTAACTGCTAAGGACAAAGGTACTGGTAAAGAGCAATCTATTAGTATCACTGGTGCTTCTACTTTACCCGATGATGAAGTCGATCGTATGGTGAAAGAAGCGGAAGCTAATGCCGCCTCCGACAAAGAAAGACGGGAGCAAGTAGAGCGTAAAAACCAAGCGGATTCTTTAGTTAATCAAGCAGAAAAACAATTAAGCGAATTGGGTGATAAAGTGTCTGGTGATGATAAAACTAAAGCCGAAGACTTAATTAACCAACTTCGTGATGCCGTTGCTCAAGACGATGATGAGAAAATTAAAACCGTCATGCCTGAATTGCAACAGGTACTATACACCATCGGCACTAACATTTATCAACAATCTGGTGGTGCAACCCCTCCGGGGGCTGATTCCACAGGTGGCGGTGATACTGGAGCAAAAACTGGTGGTGATGATGTCATCGATGCTGAATTTTCTGAATAA
- a CDS encoding serpin family protein: protein MKITPQKTLIIFLICISLISLTLGLKTIAQSTNHQAQNNMNTKKIINSQLLNSNQKFAFKLFNQLNNEENLLISPTSIAIALTLLYNGADGVTKQEMAQTLAIQGITLDEVNQGYRDLQQLLTNNNDIELSIANSLWIRKDFPIKQTFIDNNKKYFKAEVSTLEFKHPETTKTINSWVNNATKGKISEIIDSVKPDDVLFLINAIYFNSNWQKQFDSKLTTKQPFYLEKNKTIDYPLMSQRGNFSYYENKDFQLINLPYGKSGAMSMYILLPQKDVNLSTITTRLNEKNWQQWLSNLSNKEGLIALPKFTLEYKAELNDTLSNLGMKTAFNNADFSNLTAESIVVSEVKHKTFINVDEKGTEAAAVTSIGIRATSMPIDSPFQMIVNRPFLYVIQDNNTGTILFMGTINQLEISMIPKSN from the coding sequence ATGAAAATTACTCCACAAAAAACTCTCATTATTTTCCTAATATGTATTTCTTTAATTAGCTTAACTTTAGGTTTAAAAACCATCGCTCAATCTACAAATCATCAAGCACAAAACAATATGAATACTAAAAAAATAATTAATTCACAATTATTAAATAGTAATCAAAAATTTGCTTTTAAGTTATTTAATCAATTAAATAATGAAGAAAATTTATTGATTTCTCCTACTAGCATCGCCATTGCTTTAACTCTATTATACAATGGTGCTGATGGTGTCACTAAACAGGAAATGGCACAAACTTTGGCAATTCAAGGCATTACTTTAGATGAGGTTAATCAAGGTTATCGAGATTTACAACAATTATTAACTAATAATAATGATATAGAACTTTCGATCGCAAATTCTCTCTGGATAAGAAAAGATTTCCCCATCAAACAAACTTTTATTGATAACAATAAAAAATATTTTAAAGCTGAAGTTTCTACCCTAGAATTTAAACATCCTGAGACAACAAAAACTATTAATAGTTGGGTAAATAATGCGACTAAAGGCAAAATTTCCGAAATTATTGATTCTGTAAAACCCGATGATGTTTTATTTTTAATTAATGCTATTTATTTTAACAGCAATTGGCAGAAACAATTTGATAGTAAATTAACCACAAAACAACCTTTTTATCTTGAAAAAAACAAAACCATAGATTATCCTTTAATGTCTCAACGAGGAAATTTTAGTTACTATGAAAACAAAGATTTTCAATTAATTAACTTACCCTATGGGAAATCTGGGGCTATGAGTATGTATATTTTATTACCCCAAAAAGATGTTAATTTAAGCACTATAACTACTAGATTAAATGAAAAAAATTGGCAACAATGGTTATCTAATTTAAGTAATAAAGAAGGGTTAATTGCCTTACCTAAATTTACTTTAGAATATAAAGCTGAATTAAATGATACTTTAAGCAATTTAGGCATGAAAACTGCTTTTAATAATGCAGATTTTAGTAACCTAACAGCAGAATCGATCGTTGTCAGTGAAGTTAAACATAAAACTTTTATTAATGTTGATGAAAAAGGTACAGAAGCCGCCGCCGTAACTTCTATCGGTATTCGAGCAACTTCTATGCCCATAGATTCGCCTTTTCAAATGATAGTTAATCGTCCTTTTTTATACGTTATTCAAGATAATAATACTGGTACAATATTATTTATGGGTACTATCAATCAATTAGAAATTTCTATGATTCCTAAATCTAATTAA